From Gottschalkiaceae bacterium SANA:
TTTCTTATTTTCGTATTTGCGAGTCAATATATCGATGAGAAGAAAATTGCAAACCCTTGGATGAAAACAATGGTCTTTGTCATGAATTTCATCACCTTTTTATTGGTTGTTACCAATGATCAACATAATCTTTATTACCAAAGCATAGATGTTGTGGAGTCCTATGGCATGCAGGTGCTCTCTCTTTCAAGAGGAATTTTGGGAAATGTGCAACATCTAACGGGTGTGTTGGCTTTAGTGTATGCAATTGTCGGTATGGCAAAAAAGGCGCATCATTCGATTGGGAACTATAAGACGAAGGCGCGATGCATGATGTTTGGGATGATGGTGCCCTTGTTTGTATATCTGATCTATGCGTCGGGAATGGGTCCAATTGCGATTGATATAGCGCCCTTTTCATATGTTTTGATGGGTGTCTTAATTGGCGTCGGTTTGTTTCACTTTGATATTTTGATGATGACGCCGGTAACCTATCAAATGATTTTTGAATCGATTGACGAAGGTGTATTGGTTGTGGATCGAAATGGATTAGTAATTCGATCAAATGAAGCAACAAAAGGCTTTTTCCCTTCACTCCAGCTCTTGAAAGACGGTAGTGAGGTCACGGCTGTTACGGAGTTAAGAAATTTTGATTTCGAGGAAGACCAGAGTCAGATAGAAGTAGGATCGAAAATATTGGATGCCAAGAGGATTCGAACGGGTAATCAGAGAGGGCTGATTTATGTCTTTAAGGATGTGACAAGGGCGGAAATCAGCAAAAGAAAGTTAGAGATTATGGCGACAGTCGATCCCCTAACTGGGATTCAGAATCGACGCGTTTTTATGGAAAAACTTAAGGATGCGCCAGCAGGTGTCTTTTCGATCTTAGACCTGGATCACTTTAAAGAGATTAACGACCAGAAGGGGCATCAAGAAGGAGACCGGATCTTGCGTGTATTTGCACAGGCCTTGCGGGAACACTATTCGTTTCAACAAGTCTGTCGATATGGGGGAGAGGAATTTGCGATTTTCTATCCAAATGAAGGGTTAAAAGCTGCGTATCAATCTTTAGAAGATTTTCGACTGTATTGTATACAAGAAGGTCTTGGGGTTGCATTCTCCGCAGGTATGGCAGAATATTGCTGTGACCATATTAATCAGGCGATCGTCGAGGCTGATGAAAAGCTGTATCAGGCTAAAGAATCTGGACGAAATCGGATTCAAATTTAAAGGTTATGTAAAGAATTGGACAGTTAAGAGGGATGTAAAGAATTTTCGGTATAATGGGAAAAAGACCGGAAAGGAAAAACAATGAAAAAATCATGTGTTGTAATGGCAATTGGAATCATGGCATGCGGAATATTATATGGGATTGAACAGGGAATCCATGTTGATTATTTGACTCAAAGTCTAGTAAAAATCTTTTTGTTTCTGGTCATTCCCCTAGGATTTATTCGGGCAGAACGTGAGGAACGGAATATGACTGTCAACCGTCAGCGGGGGGCTAGAAAGAATGGATGGTGGCATGCAATTTTGCTGGGTATTTTTTCCTTTGCTGCAGTATTGGGCGGTTACTATTTGTTGCGCTCATTCATCGATTTTCCGCATATTGTAGAAGATTTGCAAACGCGACTGAAGGTATCGCAAATGAACTACTTGCTGATTGGAGCCTATGTGGTTTTTTTCAATTCATTCTTAGAAGAAGTGTTCTTTCGAGGATTTATTTTTGCCAGACTCTATCGAAATGGACAGCGAGTGTGGGCATATCTTTTGTCATCGCTACTCTTTGCTTTATATCACATTTCAATTTTTAAAACCTGGTTTACTTGGCCCATGATGGTCTTAGCCTTATGTGGATTGGCAATCGGCGGACTGATTTTTTGCTGGTTGAATCGGAAGACGCTTAGAATCTATCACTCCTGGATTGCTCATATTTTCGCTGATCTTGCCATTATTTGGATTGGATATACCTTGTTCTTTTGACTCCGTGAGGGGTCTTTTTTATACGGTATACGTGCAAGCATCAACCCTAGCTTGAAGGCTTGCACTTGTTTTTTTATTTATGAGGAATAAGAAACCGTAAGGATATTGGCGAGTGTATGGATAAAATGGGGCATTTTATGTCTAGATATTGTATTTACTCTCTTCTCATGGAACAATAGAGGTAACTAAACTGGAAGAGTGGGCAGGAAATGGAACACGAAATATATTTGTCAGAAGAAGGCGCAATTTCATATGTGAAAAAAAACACCTCAATTTTTGGTGATCAAGAGATTTTACACGCAACAGTTTTGGCTGGAGACAGCATGGAAGTGGATGGGAATGCCAATCGAATCCTACGGGTGCATTCTGAGTCATCTGAGCAGTCGGTGATCGTCAAACA
This genomic window contains:
- a CDS encoding CPBP family intramembrane metalloprotease → MKKSCVVMAIGIMACGILYGIEQGIHVDYLTQSLVKIFLFLVIPLGFIRAEREERNMTVNRQRGARKNGWWHAILLGIFSFAAVLGGYYLLRSFIDFPHIVEDLQTRLKVSQMNYLLIGAYVVFFNSFLEEVFFRGFIFARLYRNGQRVWAYLLSSLLFALYHISIFKTWFTWPMMVLALCGLAIGGLIFCWLNRKTLRIYHSWIAHIFADLAIIWIGYTLFF